From a single Clostridium isatidis genomic region:
- the alr gene encoding alanine racemase: MDLLNPMWAEINIDNLIFNINQIKMKAKNSEIIGVVKANAYGHGAIEISKILINNGIKKLAVANVVEGIELRENGINTNIMLLGLSTNISIPSILKYNLEPTVSSYEFAYALNDEAKKLNKTINIHIAIDSGMGRIGFRNKDESIEEIEKIFLLSNIKVESIFSHFSTADAKDKSYSYEQMNIYNKILNDLEARNIKLPKKNLSNSAAIIDLEETHFNYIRPGIILYGYYPSNEVRKDNFEIRPVLTWKTKVIYIKEVEENQYIGYNKSYKTSKKTKIATIPVGYADGYSRGLSNKGKVIINGKFAPIIGNICMDQFMVDVTDIDDIKLEDEVILLGAAGDIKFDADDMAKLLNTISYEILCLIGRRAPRIYLKNSNTVDIKYQM; encoded by the coding sequence ATGGATTTACTAAACCCAATGTGGGCAGAAATTAATATAGATAATTTAATATTTAATATAAATCAAATTAAAATGAAAGCTAAAAATAGTGAGATAATTGGCGTTGTTAAAGCAAATGCTTATGGGCATGGAGCTATAGAAATATCCAAAATTTTAATTAATAACGGAATTAAAAAATTAGCTGTTGCTAATGTAGTGGAAGGGATAGAACTTAGAGAAAATGGAATTAATACCAATATTATGTTACTTGGCTTAAGTACAAATATTTCAATCCCTTCCATATTAAAATATAATCTTGAACCAACAGTTTCATCTTATGAATTTGCTTATGCGCTTAATGATGAAGCAAAGAAGTTAAATAAAACTATTAATATTCATATTGCTATAGATTCAGGTATGGGAAGAATTGGCTTTAGGAATAAAGATGAATCTATTGAAGAGATAGAAAAAATCTTTCTTCTTAGCAATATAAAAGTCGAAAGTATATTTAGTCACTTTTCTACAGCTGATGCAAAAGATAAAAGCTACTCTTATGAACAAATGAATATTTATAATAAAATTTTAAATGATTTAGAAGCAAGAAACATTAAGCTTCCAAAGAAAAATTTATCTAATAGTGCTGCAATAATTGATTTAGAAGAGACTCACTTTAACTATATTAGACCTGGAATAATTTTATATGGATATTATCCTTCTAATGAAGTTAGAAAAGATAATTTTGAAATAAGACCAGTTTTAACTTGGAAAACTAAAGTTATATATATTAAAGAAGTTGAAGAAAATCAATATATAGGATATAACAAAAGCTATAAAACTTCTAAAAAAACTAAGATTGCTACAATTCCTGTAGGCTATGCTGATGGTTATTCTAGAGGACTTTCAAATAAAGGAAAGGTAATAATTAATGGTAAATTTGCTCCAATAATAGGAAATATCTGCATGGATCAATTTATGGTAGATGTAACTGATATAGATGATATAAAACTAGAAGATGAAGTAATACTATTAGGAGCAGCTGGAGATATAAAGTTTGATGCCGATGACATGGCAAAACTTCTTAATACAATTAGCTATGAAATTCTTTGCTTAATTGGAAGGAGAGCTCCAAGAATTTACTTAAAAAATTCAAATACCGTGGACATAAAATATCAAATGTAG
- the yidA gene encoding sugar-phosphatase: protein MYKLVAIDMDGTLLRSDKTISDRTKSAIKKAREKGVTVVLATGRPIEGVRKTLEELEMLTDKDYVLSYNGALVQKTKSKEAISKVTIKGKDLHYLHGLSKELEVNIHAFVENQGLVTPRNSKYTQVEADINNIDIKIDDFSRINDQDNVVKVMFIDEPEILGPAYEKLPKEVFEKYTVVMSTPFFLEFLNKNVNKGLGVQLLAKHLGIKREEIITLGDAENDRHMIEYAGLGIAMGNAFESIKEIADYITDTNDEDGVAKAIEKFVL, encoded by the coding sequence ATGTATAAATTAGTAGCAATAGATATGGATGGGACATTATTAAGAAGTGATAAAACAATATCTGATAGAACAAAAAGTGCAATAAAAAAAGCAAGAGAAAAAGGAGTAACAGTAGTTTTAGCTACTGGAAGACCAATTGAAGGAGTAAGAAAAACTTTAGAAGAACTTGAAATGTTAACTGATAAAGATTATGTATTGAGTTATAATGGAGCTTTAGTACAGAAAACAAAAAGTAAAGAAGCAATTTCAAAGGTAACCATAAAAGGGAAAGACTTGCATTATTTGCATGGATTAAGCAAAGAATTAGAAGTTAATATTCATGCTTTTGTAGAAAATCAAGGACTAGTAACACCTAGGAATAGTAAATATACTCAAGTTGAAGCAGATATAAATAATATAGATATTAAAATAGATGATTTTAGTAGAATTAATGATCAAGATAATGTTGTTAAGGTAATGTTTATAGATGAGCCTGAAATATTAGGACCAGCTTATGAAAAATTACCTAAAGAAGTATTTGAAAAATATACTGTAGTTATGAGTACACCATTTTTCTTAGAGTTCTTAAATAAGAATGTAAATAAGGGCTTAGGAGTACAGCTTCTTGCTAAACATTTAGGAATAAAAAGAGAAGAAATTATAACTTTAGGAGATGCTGAAAATGACAGACATATGATAGAATATGCTGGTTTAGGAATAGCAATGGGAAATGCCTTTGAATCAATAAAAGAAATAGCAGATTATATTACTGATACTAATGATGAAGATGGAGTGGCTAAAGCAATAGAAAAGTTTGTTCTGTAG
- a CDS encoding PLP-dependent aminotransferase family protein, which translates to MEIVNINLDTNSSIPLYIQIYEFFKAEIQKGNLKANTKLTSKRKLSVALGISQNTVEAAYAQLIAEGYITAIEKRGYYVSELSGIISIPEKKAETKGKINNKNKYKYELLSSRIDLESFPYNLWKKINKEILNEANMNIFQIGHSQGDYNLREVISDYIRYSRGVKAEADRIVIGAGTEYLIQVLLNLIGKDKSYGMEEPGYYKIRRILKNNNIDVKGIRVDKQGISIEELYKSNCDVIHITPSHQFPTGVIMPIKRRMELLSWARESKNRYIIEDDYDSEFRFEGRPIPSLQSLDNDEKVIYLGTFSKAFAPSIRVAYMVLPKSLLKIYKENFSFYACTVSRVIQQALYKFISEGHFERHLNKMRNIYKKKREVLVSQIKKNLNNTEIIGTNAGLHLLLKVNNGMSEEELIKKAAENKIRVLGLSNSYINYDNKESIVFMGYGALTLKEIEETINLLKKSWNL; encoded by the coding sequence GTGGAGATAGTAAATATAAATTTAGATACTAATAGCAGTATTCCTTTATATATACAGATTTATGAATTTTTTAAAGCTGAAATACAGAAGGGAAATTTGAAAGCTAATACAAAGCTTACTTCTAAAAGAAAATTATCAGTAGCTTTAGGTATAAGTCAAAATACTGTAGAAGCAGCTTATGCTCAGCTTATTGCAGAAGGTTATATAACTGCAATAGAGAAGAGGGGATATTATGTTTCTGAGCTTAGTGGCATTATAAGTATTCCTGAAAAAAAGGCAGAAACTAAAGGGAAAATTAATAATAAAAATAAATATAAGTATGAATTATTATCCAGTAGAATAGATTTGGAAAGCTTTCCTTATAATCTTTGGAAGAAGATAAATAAAGAGATATTAAATGAAGCTAACATGAATATTTTTCAAATTGGTCATTCCCAGGGAGATTATAATTTAAGAGAAGTAATTAGTGATTATATTAGATATTCAAGAGGGGTAAAGGCAGAAGCAGATAGAATAGTTATAGGAGCTGGAACAGAGTATTTAATTCAAGTGTTATTAAATTTAATTGGTAAAGATAAATCTTATGGAATGGAAGAACCAGGATACTATAAAATTAGGAGAATATTAAAAAATAATAATATAGATGTGAAGGGAATAAGAGTAGATAAGCAGGGAATAAGTATAGAAGAACTTTATAAAAGTAATTGTGATGTTATTCATATCACTCCATCTCATCAGTTTCCAACAGGAGTAATAATGCCAATAAAAAGAAGAATGGAATTATTAAGTTGGGCAAGAGAAAGTAAAAATAGATATATTATAGAAGATGATTATGATAGTGAATTTAGATTCGAGGGAAGACCAATTCCTTCACTGCAAAGCTTAGATAATGATGAAAAAGTAATATATTTAGGAACATTTTCTAAAGCCTTTGCACCATCAATAAGAGTAGCGTATATGGTCCTTCCCAAATCTTTATTAAAAATATATAAAGAAAATTTTAGTTTTTATGCCTGCACAGTTTCAAGGGTTATTCAACAAGCCTTATATAAGTTTATTTCAGAAGGGCATTTTGAAAGGCATTTAAATAAAATGAGGAACATTTATAAGAAAAAAAGAGAAGTTTTAGTTTCGCAAATTAAGAAGAATTTAAATAATACAGAAATAATAGGAACTAATGCTGGTCTTCATTTATTATTAAAAGTAAACAATGGAATGAGTGAGGAAGAACTAATAAAAAAGGCAGCAGAAAATAAAATAAGAGTTTTAGGTTTATCTAATTCTTATATAAATTATGATAATAAAGAGAGCATTGTATTTATGGGATATGGTGCTTTAACTTTAAAGGAAATTGAGGAAACAATAAATTTACTAAAAAAATCTTGGAATTTATAG
- the gltX gene encoding glutamate--tRNA ligase produces MSLEKLADLIFPNIDKTPEYYIKKYPKRNLKEGAIVSRYAPSPTGFQHIGGVFAALINERLASQSEGVFFLRIEDTDQKREVKGAIKDTIETMHNFGMDFNEGMTGEDSSVGEYGPYRQSQRQEIYEAFAKDLIRKGLAYPSFATPEELAALRERQIEAKITPGYYGEFATDRNLSPEEAMEKIKNGENYIIRFKSPGNIENRVDFHDLIKGDISFPENNQDIVIIKGDGLPTYHFAHVVDDALMRTTHVIRGEEWLSSLPIHVQLFDVLGLERPEYAHIPTIMKNDNGSKRKLSKRKDAEAAVSYYTEVGYPAQSVIEYLLNIINSSFEEWRTENPDADYHEFPVSLDKMNKSGALFDIVKLNDVSKDVICKFKADKVYGLYTAWAKEYDKEMYELVTNNEAMAKAIFNIDKEGPKPRKDFAKWEDVRGKIDYFFDELFNKETAENVELPKTLSLEAAKEIIKVYKDEFNFNSGSQEAWFEELKEIGAKLGYCANRKEYKANPDQYKGMISDVAGAVRAALSHRSNTPDLYTIMQILGEEKTKARFQAFLNL; encoded by the coding sequence ATGAGTTTAGAAAAATTAGCAGATTTAATTTTCCCAAACATTGATAAAACACCAGAATATTATATTAAAAAATATCCAAAAAGAAATTTAAAAGAAGGTGCAATAGTATCAAGATATGCGCCATCCCCAACAGGCTTCCAACATATTGGAGGAGTTTTTGCAGCTTTGATAAATGAAAGATTAGCAAGTCAAAGTGAAGGTGTTTTCTTTTTAAGAATAGAAGATACAGATCAAAAAAGGGAAGTAAAAGGTGCAATTAAAGATACAATAGAAACAATGCATAATTTTGGAATGGACTTTAATGAAGGAATGACTGGAGAAGATAGTTCAGTAGGAGAGTATGGTCCATATCGTCAAAGTCAGAGACAAGAAATTTATGAAGCTTTTGCAAAGGACCTTATAAGAAAAGGATTAGCTTATCCATCCTTTGCTACACCTGAAGAATTAGCAGCTTTAAGAGAAAGACAAATTGAAGCAAAAATAACTCCAGGATATTATGGTGAATTTGCAACAGATAGAAATTTATCTCCAGAAGAAGCAATGGAAAAAATAAAAAATGGAGAAAACTATATCATAAGATTTAAATCACCAGGCAATATAGAAAATAGGGTTGATTTTCATGACTTAATAAAGGGAGATATAAGTTTCCCAGAAAATAATCAAGATATAGTAATCATTAAGGGAGATGGTCTTCCAACATATCATTTTGCTCACGTAGTTGATGATGCATTAATGAGAACAACTCATGTAATAAGAGGAGAAGAATGGTTATCGTCATTACCAATACATGTACAATTATTTGATGTATTAGGCTTAGAAAGACCAGAGTATGCGCATATCCCAACGATAATGAAAAATGATAATGGATCTAAGAGAAAATTATCGAAGAGAAAAGATGCAGAAGCTGCAGTTTCATACTATACTGAAGTTGGATATCCTGCTCAATCAGTAATTGAATATTTACTAAACATTATAAATTCAAGTTTTGAAGAATGGAGAACAGAAAATCCAGATGCTGATTATCATGAGTTCCCAGTTTCGTTAGATAAAATGAATAAATCAGGAGCATTATTTGACATAGTTAAATTAAATGATGTAAGTAAAGATGTTATTTGTAAGTTTAAAGCAGATAAGGTATATGGTTTATATACTGCTTGGGCTAAAGAATATGATAAAGAGATGTATGAATTAGTAACTAATAATGAAGCAATGGCTAAGGCGATTTTCAATATTGATAAGGAAGGTCCAAAACCAAGAAAGGACTTTGCAAAATGGGAAGATGTTAGAGGAAAGATAGATTACTTCTTTGATGAATTATTTAACAAGGAAACAGCTGAAAATGTAGAACTTCCAAAGACATTATCTTTAGAAGCAGCAAAAGAAATCATTAAAGTTTATAAGGATGAATTTAACTTTAATTCTGGAAGCCAAGAAGCTTGGTTTGAAGAATTAAAAGAAATAGGAGCAAAGCTTGGATATTGTGCTAATAGAAAAGAATATAAAGCTAATCCAGATCAATATAAGGGAATGATTTCTGATGTAGCAGGAGCTGTAAGAGCAGCTTTATCTCATAGAAGCAATACTCCAGATCTTTATACAATTATGCAAATATTAGGAGAAGAGAAAACAAAAGCTAGATTTCAAGCATTTTTAAATTTATAA
- a CDS encoding glycoside hydrolase family 3 protein, with protein MKKLLILISLIILASISGFLSYKIINIINSKEPNTNLPPNNSSIPENSIPKEETNKEKAEKLLKTMTLEEKVGQIFLVRCNPETAIEDIQKYNIGGFILFDANIVNQTKESLASTIESYQETSDIPLLIAIDEEGGTVNRLSWYPEFRGVPFYSPQDLYNEGGYPLIESDTEEKAKLLKNLGINLNLAPVADISTNPYDFIYDRSFGKNASETSKYVETVIKVMKKQNIGSTLKHFPGYGNNLDTHTGISIDERSYQNFIENDFLPFKAGIQAGAGSILVSHNIVKSMDETLPASLSAKVNKIIRKELNFDGVVMTDDLKMDAIKEYIGDSSSAVLAVKAGNDLIIASNFEVQIPSVLEAVKAGEISEERIDEAVIRILIWKLELGIL; from the coding sequence ATGAAAAAATTATTAATTCTTATAAGTTTAATTATTTTAGCGTCGATTTCAGGATTTTTATCCTACAAAATAATAAATATTATAAATTCAAAAGAACCAAATACTAACTTACCTCCTAATAATAGTTCAATACCTGAAAATAGTATTCCTAAAGAAGAAACTAATAAGGAAAAAGCTGAAAAACTACTAAAAACAATGACTTTAGAAGAAAAGGTAGGTCAAATATTTTTAGTTAGATGTAATCCAGAAACAGCAATAGAAGATATTCAAAAATATAATATAGGCGGTTTTATATTATTCGATGCTAATATTGTTAATCAAACTAAAGAGTCCTTAGCTTCAACAATAGAAAGTTATCAGGAAACTTCTGATATACCTCTATTAATTGCAATAGATGAAGAAGGTGGTACAGTTAATAGATTAAGCTGGTATCCGGAGTTTAGAGGCGTACCTTTTTATTCTCCACAAGACTTATATAATGAAGGCGGCTATCCTTTAATAGAAAGTGATACTGAAGAAAAAGCTAAATTATTAAAAAACTTAGGTATTAATTTAAATTTAGCGCCTGTTGCTGATATATCTACTAATCCATATGATTTTATTTATGATAGAAGCTTTGGAAAGAATGCATCTGAAACTTCAAAATATGTAGAAACTGTAATTAAAGTAATGAAGAAACAAAATATTGGTTCTACTTTAAAACACTTTCCTGGCTATGGTAATAATTTAGACACTCATACTGGTATATCTATCGATGAAAGAAGCTATCAGAACTTTATAGAAAATGACTTTCTTCCATTTAAAGCAGGAATTCAAGCTGGAGCTGGAAGTATTTTAGTTTCACATAACATAGTAAAATCTATGGATGAAACCTTGCCCGCATCCCTTTCAGCAAAAGTCAATAAAATAATAAGAAAAGAACTAAACTTTGATGGGGTTGTTATGACTGATGATCTTAAAATGGACGCGATAAAAGAATATATTGGTGACTCCTCTTCTGCAGTATTAGCAGTAAAAGCTGGAAATGATTTGATAATAGCCTCTAACTTTGAAGTCCAAATTCCATCAGTACTAGAAGCTGTAAAAGCTGGAGAGATATCAGAAGAGAGAATTGATGAAGCAGTTATAAGAATTCTTATCTGGAAGCTTGAACTAGGTATCTTATAA
- a CDS encoding pentapeptide repeat-containing protein yields MAYINFKEEIYKAEIQLDKRMQNNTKLFNYIKERKNLSSKYNPDEVYSYKEFNSKIFGGGHSRLEEEFIEIIDLDIVCTKFINCKFSNIKFKNCRFIGCYFIECSFFGAGVTFEGCSFVKEESSTPPNLNKEDNLSCNFTLCEIYSKFYSCNLSYVIFDSCNINNTNFELSYMRSMIIINTDLKMIKIKDTDLSGIKIVNTYIEDFEFDDKDKSKLDEKAFIDKIKLRYKTRDEYEGIYQVYENIADKFKENNLGNNFGEYYFLCRKTQRKALKPIPRLISLFGYLTCGYGERPSYTLIFSFVMILIFSILYLIFGIIVDEKLIRYTSLQGIEFRQFLKDFNESLNLSVGAFASVGVNEATPAPMSYFINNIEMILGLILNGIGIGSLVKKIVR; encoded by the coding sequence ATGGCTTATATAAACTTTAAAGAAGAAATTTATAAAGCAGAAATTCAATTAGATAAAAGAATGCAAAATAATACAAAATTATTTAATTATATAAAAGAAAGAAAAAATCTTAGTAGTAAGTATAATCCGGATGAAGTGTATAGTTATAAAGAATTTAACAGTAAGATATTTGGAGGAGGACATTCTAGATTAGAAGAAGAATTTATAGAAATTATAGATTTAGATATAGTTTGCACTAAATTTATCAATTGTAAATTTTCAAATATAAAGTTTAAAAATTGTAGGTTTATAGGATGTTACTTTATAGAATGTAGTTTCTTTGGAGCTGGAGTTACTTTTGAGGGATGTTCTTTTGTTAAAGAAGAAAGTAGTACTCCACCAAATCTTAATAAGGAAGATAATTTATCTTGCAACTTTACTTTATGTGAAATATATTCAAAATTCTATAGTTGTAATTTAAGTTATGTTATTTTCGATTCTTGTAATATAAATAATACAAATTTTGAGTTATCTTATATGAGAAGTATGATAATTATCAATACAGACTTAAAAATGATAAAAATTAAGGATACTGATTTGTCAGGAATAAAAATAGTAAATACATATATAGAGGATTTTGAATTTGATGATAAGGATAAAAGTAAATTAGATGAAAAGGCCTTTATAGATAAAATAAAGTTAAGATATAAAACAAGAGATGAATATGAAGGAATATATCAAGTATATGAAAATATAGCTGATAAGTTTAAAGAAAATAATTTAGGAAATAACTTTGGAGAATATTATTTTCTATGTAGAAAAACACAGAGAAAGGCATTAAAACCAATACCAAGGTTAATTTCTCTTTTTGGTTATTTAACCTGCGGTTATGGGGAACGACCATCTTATACATTAATTTTTTCATTTGTGATGATATTAATATTTTCAATTTTATATTTAATATTTGGAATAATTGTTGATGAAAAATTAATAAGATACACAAGCCTTCAAGGGATTGAATTTAGGCAATTTTTAAAAGATTTCAATGAGAGTCTAAATTTAAGCGTTGGGGCCTTTGCTTCCGTTGGAGTAAATGAAGCTACACCAGCTCCCATGTCATACTTTATAAATAATATAGAGATGATACTAGGATTAATACTAAATGGTATTGGTATAGGATCTTTAGTTAAGAAAATAGTAAGATGA
- the asnB gene encoding asparagine synthase (glutamine-hydrolyzing), giving the protein MCGITGFINFKKNISNEDNILNGMMDTLKSRGPNEEGMYISNNIMFGHRRLIVVDPDGGKQPMIKILNGKKYVLVYNGELYNTEDLRKELLDYGFSFEGYSDTEVLLMSYIRWGIDAIRKFNGIFAFAIYDEKEKRVVLARDAMGVKPLFYSNVNKTFIFASEIKALFKHPYIEPIVDKDGLAELFALGPAVLPGRSVYKNIEEVKPGEYVIVSEDGISKDMYWELVAEEFKDTEIEAVEKIRHLVFDAVKRQTVSDVPLCSFLSGGLDSSAIAAIVAKDYKEKGKILTTYSIEYEDNEKYFKSSLFQPTSDRDYARLMAKYIGSDHREVILNHGELVNSLKEAVIGRDLPGMADIDSSLYLFCEEVKKDFVVALSGECADEIFGGYPWFTNKDMINADIFPWSRNIKERKEILNDSLKNLKIEELAKAAYDDTIKEVPKLLGESKEDARMRELFYLNLRWFMVNLLNRKDRMSMANSLEVRVPFADYKIVEYAFNIPNNIKLLNGREKGLLRKALEGILPNEIIYRKKSPYPKTYNPVYTEIVCKTMNEILADKNSPILNIINKKKVQEIVDTRGKAYKKPWFGQLMTGPQMIAYLIQINYWLEIYNVKIV; this is encoded by the coding sequence ATGTGTGGAATAACAGGATTTATAAATTTTAAGAAAAATATTAGCAATGAAGATAATATTCTTAATGGAATGATGGATACATTGAAATCTAGAGGCCCAAATGAAGAGGGAATGTATATTTCAAATAATATTATGTTTGGCCATAGAAGACTGATTGTTGTAGATCCTGATGGCGGTAAACAGCCTATGATAAAAATTCTTAATGGTAAAAAATATGTCCTTGTTTATAATGGTGAGTTATATAATACAGAAGACTTAAGAAAAGAATTGTTAGACTATGGATTTTCTTTTGAAGGATATTCAGATACAGAAGTACTACTAATGTCTTATATAAGATGGGGAATAGATGCTATAAGAAAGTTTAATGGAATATTTGCTTTTGCAATATACGATGAAAAAGAAAAAAGAGTAGTTTTAGCAAGAGATGCCATGGGGGTTAAGCCTTTATTTTATTCAAATGTAAATAAAACCTTTATATTTGCCTCTGAAATCAAAGCTTTATTTAAGCATCCTTATATTGAGCCAATTGTTGATAAGGATGGATTAGCAGAATTATTCGCATTGGGACCAGCAGTATTACCTGGAAGATCTGTATATAAAAATATAGAAGAAGTTAAACCGGGGGAATACGTTATTGTATCTGAAGATGGTATAAGTAAAGATATGTATTGGGAACTTGTAGCAGAAGAATTTAAAGATACAGAAATAGAGGCAGTAGAAAAGATTAGACATCTTGTTTTTGATGCGGTTAAAAGACAAACCGTGTCTGATGTACCTTTATGTAGTTTTTTATCAGGAGGATTAGATTCCTCAGCTATAGCAGCAATTGTTGCTAAAGATTATAAAGAAAAGGGGAAGATATTAACAACTTATTCAATAGAATATGAAGATAATGAAAAATATTTTAAATCATCCTTATTTCAACCGACTTCTGATAGAGATTATGCAAGGTTAATGGCTAAATATATAGGAAGTGACCATAGGGAAGTTATACTAAATCATGGAGAGTTAGTTAATTCTTTAAAGGAAGCAGTAATAGGAAGGGATCTTCCTGGAATGGCAGATATAGATTCTTCTTTGTATCTTTTCTGCGAAGAAGTTAAGAAGGATTTTGTTGTAGCCTTATCTGGAGAATGTGCAGATGAAATATTTGGCGGATATCCTTGGTTTACTAATAAGGATATGATAAATGCTGATATTTTTCCATGGTCTAGGAATATAAAAGAAAGAAAGGAAATATTAAATGATAGCTTAAAGAATTTAAAAATAGAAGAATTAGCAAAGGCAGCTTATGATGACACTATTAAGGAAGTTCCTAAGCTTTTGGGCGAAAGTAAGGAAGATGCAAGAATGAGGGAACTTTTTTACTTGAATTTAAGATGGTTTATGGTTAATCTTTTAAATAGAAAAGATAGAATGAGTATGGCAAATAGTTTGGAAGTTAGGGTACCTTTTGCTGATTATAAGATAGTAGAGTATGCATTTAATATTCCTAATAATATTAAACTATTAAACGGAAGAGAAAAAGGATTATTAAGAAAAGCATTGGAAGGAATATTGCCTAATGAAATAATATATAGAAAAAAGAGTCCATATCCAAAGACTTATAATCCAGTATATACTGAAATTGTATGCAAAACAATGAATGAAATTTTAGCTGATAAAAATTCACCAATATTAAATATAATTAATAAGAAAAAAGTACAAGAAATAGTAGATACAAGAGGAAAAGCATATAAGAAACCATGGTTTGGTCAGCTTATGACTGGTCCGCAAATGATAGCATATTTAATACAAATTAATTATTGGTTAGAAATTTATAATGTTAAAATAGTTTAG